A single Pseudoalteromonas phenolica DNA region contains:
- a CDS encoding phosphotransferase gives MAYQLRAYSFQNLPDKVRDFVTETLYSRQVEACYQITSGLSNQNYLIVVEQSKYLLKQYQNDVPLPSLLFQRTISSTVCNVQKVIHWDEKSKVALFTYVDDVENDIEKHRLCDLVETIAQVHQQSSEHLQCTLDLKQALMSLGSLFKQRFYSQWEFSSNSLNVYPKELGCCHNDLVRENVISTKYGAVLIDFEYAAVGDIYFDLAGLVTSFQLGDEEIVWMLSIYYACIGSEVPSYAIEKLCVYRMSYLLLCIAWYEERGEVEKATSHTLQLKRLNATKALR, from the coding sequence ATGGCTTACCAATTGCGAGCTTATAGTTTTCAAAACTTGCCAGATAAAGTAAGAGACTTCGTAACAGAGACACTTTATTCTCGGCAAGTTGAGGCTTGTTATCAAATTACTTCTGGGCTTAGTAATCAAAACTATCTAATTGTTGTTGAGCAGAGCAAGTATTTGCTTAAGCAGTATCAAAATGATGTGCCGTTACCAAGCCTGCTTTTTCAACGAACAATATCTTCAACAGTCTGTAATGTTCAGAAAGTCATTCATTGGGATGAGAAAAGCAAAGTAGCCTTATTTACTTACGTCGATGATGTTGAAAACGATATAGAGAAACATCGCTTATGCGATTTAGTAGAAACCATTGCTCAGGTACACCAACAATCTTCAGAGCATCTACAATGCACGCTTGATTTGAAACAAGCTTTGATGAGTTTAGGGTCTTTATTCAAACAGCGTTTTTACTCACAGTGGGAATTCAGCTCAAACTCTCTCAATGTTTATCCTAAGGAGCTAGGGTGTTGCCACAATGACTTGGTTAGAGAAAATGTGATTTCTACTAAGTATGGTGCAGTGCTGATTGATTTTGAGTATGCAGCAGTCGGGGATATTTATTTTGACTTGGCCGGCTTGGTAACGAGTTTTCAACTTGGTGATGAGGAAATCGTCTGGATGTTGAGTATTTACTATGCTTGTATAGGCTCAGAGGTGCCCAGTTACGCAATAGAGAAGTTGTGTGTTTACAGAATGTCTTATTTACTCTTGTGTATTGCTTGGTATGAAGAGCGGGGTGAAGTAGAAAAAGCCACTTCACACACATTACAACTAAAGAGACTAAATGCCACCAAGGCGCTTCGCTAA
- the pnuC gene encoding nicotinamide riboside transporter PnuC — protein sequence MEFLSATFSGFTAMSGWEYIAVILSLAYVFLAVKENQWCWPAAFLSTFIYTIMYWNGALLMESALNVYYMVMAVVGWYMWQQGKQPGSVAPIISWPLLRHIYIIIVTALTATGIGFVMDNYTHADFAYLDSFTTCFAVMTTYLVAKKVLENWLYWIIINAASMYLFFVKGYYPTFVLYVFYTVIACWGYKRWYEEHEQRNGLPIASL from the coding sequence ATTGAATTTTTAAGCGCCACATTTTCCGGTTTTACTGCTATGTCTGGCTGGGAATACATCGCGGTCATACTTTCCTTAGCTTATGTCTTTTTAGCTGTGAAGGAGAATCAATGGTGTTGGCCTGCGGCTTTTCTGAGTACGTTTATCTATACCATCATGTATTGGAATGGCGCGTTGTTGATGGAGTCAGCATTAAATGTATATTACATGGTGATGGCGGTTGTGGGTTGGTATATGTGGCAACAAGGCAAGCAGCCAGGTTCAGTCGCCCCAATTATTTCTTGGCCATTGTTAAGACATATTTACATCATCATTGTCACCGCTTTGACGGCAACTGGTATCGGCTTTGTTATGGACAATTATACGCATGCTGATTTTGCGTATCTAGACAGTTTTACAACCTGTTTTGCTGTGATGACAACTTATTTAGTGGCTAAAAAGGTTTTAGAGAACTGGCTTTATTGGATCATCATTAATGCCGCATCTATGTACCTGTTCTTTGTGAAAGGATATTACCCGACATTTGTACTTTATGTGTTTTATACGGTTATAGCCTGTTGGGGGTACAAACGTTGGTACGAAGAACACGAACAAAGAAATGGCTTACCAATTGCGAGCTTATAG
- a CDS encoding YkoF family thiamine/hydroxymethylpyrimidine-binding protein, with translation MQLSVEISKYPLHSDYIPFIKAFIERLNTHPELKVLTNTMSTQIFGEYDLVMSVLQQEMKRSFEEFGKIVFVCKFISGDLSPQ, from the coding sequence ATGCAGCTCTCTGTAGAAATTAGCAAATATCCACTTCACTCAGACTATATTCCTTTTATCAAAGCCTTTATTGAACGCTTAAATACACACCCAGAGCTTAAAGTGTTAACCAATACAATGTCGACACAGATATTTGGTGAATATGACCTCGTTATGTCGGTACTTCAACAAGAAATGAAACGCTCTTTTGAAGAGTTTGGGAAGATTGTATTTGTGTGTAAGTTCATTTCTGGAGACTTATCGCCGCAATGA